From the genome of Pristis pectinata isolate sPriPec2 chromosome 19, sPriPec2.1.pri, whole genome shotgun sequence:
CCTCTGGAGTAAATCAAcccatgaaggaattaaaatggATGGATTGTAAACAATGGATTTAACCATAACCTGATTTTAGTAATCAAGTTTACATACTAGCATACATTTTTACAACATGTCTACAAAGAATAATTTATTTCTTTGGCTTTAGAGAGAAATGTCATCAATATGGCTACATTTGTACAGATAGTCACACATTATCCCAGGAGAGGAGCTAGCTACCTGATTAAAAGTAATGATAAAACTGCTTACAGCTGTATTTGGACATACAGAAAATGCCTTCGACTCATCGAAGGATTGTGGTAAAAGACATTTCAGATCCTCTACAAAATACCTAACCCATTGTCGAATAAATCCACCATGACTGACTACAAGTACATTAGCCATTAGATCCACTGGAGTACCTGAATTGTCATCATTTATATCAGAACTGTTGAAGTCCACACAGCTGGGATTTTTCAGTGAAATGTGCAAACCTCCTGAATAATCGGCAACTGCTTCAAACTGATCTGGTGCACCATTAcctttttctgtattttccatAAGAAGCtgacacaaataattaaaaaaatcctCTGCCCGAGCCTGAACCTGTAAAACAATTAGAATCTTCTTACTCAAACTGCTGCAGATACAATAAATTGCATAAATAAATGGTACTGTTAGTTCTCATTTGCACAATTTTCTCACCATTGCAGTTTCACTAAACCCAATGTTAAAACCAAGCATCACAGTAATTGTGGTGATGGGGCACAGACTTCCAACACACACACCAGCATATTACTTCTTCAGAATCTTTGGTTATTAGCTCAAAATGGAATTCGCCCTAATGAATATTAAGAGGCCAGTATTAACTTAAATCTAAACACACCAACAGTGTGGGAATTCATATTCAGTTCACGGTTAGAACTACTAAATTTATTTGTCATGCTTTATTGGAATGGCTTACTTTTTGACTTGAGGCCATAGTTTTGAACAGGAGTTGATGCAACTTGGAGAAATGGCATTCTGATGTccacaacaaaacaaaatcaaaacgaAAGCTTTGTCCAGACATTACTCAATTCTCATTAATGCAATTTACTGAAGAGAATAGGATGAGTTTGATAATATCCACAACCCAGCCTGAACATTTTAAACCTACTTCAGCAGGGCCAAGCAATCCCACAATTTCCTCATAGACACAGCATGAGGCATTAGGTGCAAAGTCTTCCCTCAGCATCCCAGAACTTTCAATAATCTGCAACTTTATACATGTCAGAATCTGGTGCACACATTTTATGAAACTGAATTCCAGCCTGAAGCACCTATCCAGAAAAAGATAAAACTTTATACAGTGCTTTTCACAACTAAAAGCTTCCCAAAGTCCTTTACACCCAGAGTACTTTGAAGTGTATTTACTACTGCGTTGTAGGTAAATCAGGAAACCCGATATGCATATTGCAAGGTTCCATAAATACCAATGAGATAAAGACTGGATGACCTTTTGGAGGAGTTGTTGCTGATAAAGATTGGCCCAGAAACTGAAAAAGCTCCCTGCTCCTCTTTGAAAACTACCATGGATTCTTATACATCTACTTGCAAGGGTAGAGAGATCCTGACATTAATATCTCAACCAAAACAAGACACCTTAGCAAGTGCCGCACTGAAGTTCTAACCGTATACTTAATTTTGGAATAGAAACTGAGCCCATGGCCTTCTGATTTAGAGTTGAGAATCACCTCTCCACTAATTTGATGGGGGATGGATAAATAACCAATTTTAGCCTAACTCTTcaataataaataataacattcatagagtcatacagcacagaaacaggccctttggcccatctagtccatgccaacctgattttctgcctagtcccatctacctgcacccggaccatatctctccaaacctctcccatccatgtatctgtccaaacttCTCATAGATAttacagttgaacctgcatctaccacttctgctagCAACTCATTCCACAGTCGCACTaccttctgaatgaagaagtttcccctcagattccccttaaatatttcacctttcaccctaaacctatgaaatctagttccagtctcacccaacctgaggggaaaagcctgtatgcattcaccctatctatacccatcataattttgtatacatctgtaatatctcccctcattcccatgcgctccagggaataaagtcccaacctattcaacctttccctataactcaggtcctcaagtcccagcaacagccttgtaaattttctctgcactcttgcaAGCTTATTGATGTCCTTCCTGTaggaaggtgaccagaactgcacacaatattctaaattcggcctcaccaacgtcttgtacaagttgaacataacatcccaacttggcCAAATTGGACTTCAAAGTCATTGTACAAAATTCTGTTCAAGTCTTCATCTGAATATAAATCAGGCAAGGTAAGCTCAAACATTTCTAGTCAAGGCTGTGGAATGCATAATCAGTTCTAAATGACTTACTTCAGCCACAGTCTCAGCTCCTGGGGGAGTGAAAAAAGGACACTTCTGTCCTGCAGACTTTGCCATTGCCCGGAGTTCATTCAGGGGCTTTCCTTCAACAATCCCATATTTCTATTAACAAAAATGGGATTATAGTTGAAACTGTGTTGCTGTAACTtagaatatttattattttaacaaaTGCATTTTTACATTATACATAAAGTTAATGTAATTATGAACCTTTTTTGTATTCAAGTAAATAAGACATTCAAAACTGCCTTATTTCACTTGCACATGTAAACTCTTCATTTTCTTTGACAACTTTTTCTCATTAATTTGCACAAACACAATGTGAAACACTCTGCAACTTCCTCTCATCAATAGAGATGTTGTTTTGCAACTCCCAGCTTCTCAGACTGTACTCGAGAGAAACTTCAATGCTGTCTCTAACAGTAGttcaatttttttccaaatcatAATGAGCTTAGTCACTGTATATTAAATATAGAATATCATACTTTGGAGTTGGGACTGCAAGATACACTTCAATTATTCCTCACCCTCTAACACTCCTGCTTGAGACAAT
Proteins encoded in this window:
- the LOC127580293 gene encoding fructose-2,6-bisphosphatase TIGAR-like isoform X2, yielding MMKFGVTLVRHGETRYNKAKILQGQGVDEPLSQFGFKQAEAAGKFLSNIKFTHVFSSDLQRAKQTASAIVLKNSYGSKLKIICDTRLRERKYGIVEGKPLNELRAMAKSAGQKCPFFTPPGAETVAEVQARAEDFFNYLCQLLMENTEKGNGAPDQFEAVADYSGGLHISLKNPSCVDFNSSDINDDNSGTPVDLMANVLVVSHGGFIRQWVRYFVEDLKCLLPQSFDESKAFSVCPNTAVSSFIITFNQVASSSPGIMCDYLYKCSHIDDISL
- the LOC127580293 gene encoding fructose-2,6-bisphosphatase TIGAR-like isoform X1 gives rise to the protein MSCDDEVRRYLGPGETRYNKAKILQGQGVDEPLSQFGFKQAEAAGKFLSNIKFTHVFSSDLQRAKQTASAIVLKNSYGSKLKIICDTRLRERKYGIVEGKPLNELRAMAKSAGQKCPFFTPPGAETVAEVQARAEDFFNYLCQLLMENTEKGNGAPDQFEAVADYSGGLHISLKNPSCVDFNSSDINDDNSGTPVDLMANVLVVSHGGFIRQWVRYFVEDLKCLLPQSFDESKAFSVCPNTAVSSFIITFNQVASSSPGIMCDYLYKCSHIDDISL